The sequence below is a genomic window from Leisingera sp. M658.
GGATATCAGACAGCGGCGCGACGTGGTCCTCGCCGCCATGCACAAAAACCGCCCGCGTACGCTGTTTCAGCGCCATCTTCTGCGTCCCCTGCCGAATCATCTGCACATCTGCCAGAAAGCCGGCACCGCCCTGCTGCCGGAACAGCAGCTGGCTTTGTTTAAGCAGCGGCAGCAGGTCCAGCTGATCCAGCATGGCCCTTTCCCGGCTGTTGCGCGCAGTCTGAAACTTCAGCAGCGCCTTGTGCCCGTACCAGTGCAGGGCGCCTGACCAGGCCTTCATCAGCACCGGCAGCATCCAGCGGGCACGGGCAGCGGAAAAGGCCACCAGCCAGGCATAACCGCTAAGTCCGGAGAACTGCCGCGGCGAGGTAATTGTACAATTCGAGGCGACAGCCACCAGCCCGGAGATCCGGCTGTGCAGCCGGTTGGCCGCCGCGCAGCCGTACAACGCGCCGCCACGGTGGCTGAGCAATACCGGTCTTTGCAGATTTTCGCGGGTGATCAGCGCATCCAGCTGTTGCACAAAGGCATCCGCCGGGTCCTGCCCCCGCTGCAGCGGCGCCGAGCCGCCGTAGCCCGCGCGCATCGGCGCATAGACCCGGAACCCCAGGGTCCTAAGCTGCGGCTGCAGGCGCTGCAGCGGCACGATCCCGTCCAGCACCCCGTGCACAAAAATAACCGGCTGTCCGGTTTCCGCACCAAACCGGAAAAACTGGCTGCGCCGCCCGGTTTTGTCCTCAATCTCTTCATAAGGCGGCAGCAGCTCACCCCGGGCAATTTTCATGTCCCGCACATGCTCGTTGATCAGGAATGCGGCCAGCCGGATCAACTCGGCTGCCCCGGGCGCTCCAGCCCTTGCTGCAATCTGTTCCAGCTCCGCTGCCACCCGGCCGCCGGCGCCGCTCATCACCGCCTTCAGCGGGTCAAGATCAGATTTCTGCAGTCCGAAAGCAGACGCCACGGGGCCTGCGGCCTCTGCGCTCCATTCGCAATCCAGCCGCTCTGCCATGACGGCCGCGGCAGGGCCGCCTGCCCCCTCCAGCCGGACGGGGCGGCATAAAAACCGCTCGCCCGGGCGGCCGGTGCCGAGAAGCAGAACGTCCTGCCAGGAAAACTCCCCCTCGCGCACCTGCTCCAGAAAGATGCTCCACCGGTCTGTTGCGGCCCGCGTCAGCCCCATGGCTGCGGCAAGATCGCCGCCGCTGACAAGCTGCCGGGCAGCGCGCTGCGACGCATTCAGCAGGCGCCCCTCGGAGCCGCCGCCAGCCAACAGCCAGAAGCGGCAGCACTCGCCCGAGTATTCACCGGGGTGCGGCCGCCCGGCCCGCTCCCACTGCTGTTCCTGGATCTGTGCCGCCCGCGAGAAATGCGCCTTGAGTGCCGGCACGGGCCTGGGCTGCCCAAAGGTGCGCCAGCGTCCATTGCCCTCTCCGGCGTCCCCCCCGGTTGGCGGACCAGCAGAAAACCGGTCGAATTGCTCCGCCCGGATCATCGTTTCATAAATTGCGGCAACAACCTGGTCCTGCGACAAGGCCTGCGCGCGGCACAAGAGCGTCACTTCGCTCCCTCCAATACTGCTTTCCGCGTCAATGCGACGGCGCGCCCTGCAAGCATACGTTCCGGCACGGGCGTTTTGCCCGCATGTTTCAGGCTGTCAGCCTGGCAACTGAAAATTCCCGGCTGATGCCGCCCCAATCCGGGCTGGCATACCGTGCCGGTCCACCCAATTCTTGGGTTCCCATACACTTGGGCGCGGGCGCCCTCTTTGACCTACAACTAATTTGCGAAACAGCTATGATCAAATTCAACTAAAATTCAACATTTATTTCGAATGCACAAATTCACATTGAAATCACCGCTCTAATTACAGAGGTGATTTCATTTTCTCAAAGGTCCTGCCGCCAAGCCTGCATCAATGTCCGGCGAGTGCTGCGCGGATCTGTTCCGCCTGCGCCTGGATCAGTGCCTGATCCCCCATCGTTCCCGGCGGGCGCAGCCGGTCGCCCTCTTTGCGCGGCAGCACATGCACATGCAGGTGGAACACTTCCTGGCCGCCGGCGGCCTCGTTGAACTGCTGAACGGTCACCCCGTCCGCGCCAAAGGCCCTGATCACCGCATGCGACAGTTTCTGCACCGTCTGCATCACCGCTGCCATCTGCGCAGGGCTGGCGTCCAGCAGGTTGCGGCACGGGGTTTTCGGGATCACCAGAAGATGCCCGTCGCTGCGCGGCATGATATCCATGAAGGCCAGCGTATCGTCATCTTCATAGACACGGGCCGAGGGAATCTCACCGCGCAACAGCTTGGCAAAGATATTATCGGGATCATAAGCGGGCATGCGTCCGGCCTCCTGATTTTGGCATTGCTGCGGTTGTGCGCGCGCCGTGCGGCCAGGTCAAGCACTCCGGGGCGATGCAGCTTTGCCTGGCATTCAAGCCCCTGCGGCAATAAATCTTGATCCAGATCAAACTCCGCCATTGAAGGCCCCGGCACGCCATTCTAATACTCCAAGGAATCCAGGCCGCCCGGAGTCCGTCTCCGGGGGCCTTTCGTTATGCAGCAGGAGGCACATAATGGCAGACGCAGCCATTCATGGTCACGGCCACGAGGACGAGCGGGGCTTTTTTACCCGCTGGTTCATGAGCACGAACCATAAAGACATCGGCATTCTCTACCTCATCGTTTCGGCGTTTGCAGGTCTCATCTCTGTCATCTTCACCGTCTACATGCGGCTTGAGCTGATGGATCCCGGCGTTCAGTACATGTGCCTCGAGGGCGCGCGCATGTTCGCAGACGCCTCTGCGGAATGCACCCCGAACGGCCATCTCTGGAACGTGATGATTACCGCCCATGGCATCCTGATGATGTTCTTCGTGGTGATTCCGGCGCTGTTCGGCGGTTTCGGCAACTACTTCATGCCGCTGCAGATCGGCGCGCCGGACATGGCGTTCCCGCGGATGAACAACCTCAGCTTCTGGATGTATGTCGCAGGCACCTCGCTGGCGGTCCTCTCGGTTGTCTCCCCGGGCGGCAATGACCAGCTGGGCTCTGGTGTCGGCTGGGTTCTGTACCCGCCGCTGTCGGTGAACGAAGGCGGCTACTCGATGGATCTGGCGATCTTTGCCGTGCACGTCTCGGGTGCTTCCTCGATCCTGGGTGCGATCAACATGATCACCACCTTCCTGAACATGCGCGCCCCCGGCATGACCCTGTTCAAGGTGCCGCTGTTCTCCTGGTCGATCTTTGTCACCTCCTGGCTGA
It includes:
- a CDS encoding alpha/beta hydrolase produces the protein MTLLCRAQALSQDQVVAAIYETMIRAEQFDRFSAGPPTGGDAGEGNGRWRTFGQPRPVPALKAHFSRAAQIQEQQWERAGRPHPGEYSGECCRFWLLAGGGSEGRLLNASQRAARQLVSGGDLAAAMGLTRAATDRWSIFLEQVREGEFSWQDVLLLGTGRPGERFLCRPVRLEGAGGPAAAVMAERLDCEWSAEAAGPVASAFGLQKSDLDPLKAVMSGAGGRVAAELEQIAARAGAPGAAELIRLAAFLINEHVRDMKIARGELLPPYEEIEDKTGRRSQFFRFGAETGQPVIFVHGVLDGIVPLQRLQPQLRTLGFRVYAPMRAGYGGSAPLQRGQDPADAFVQQLDALITRENLQRPVLLSHRGGALYGCAAANRLHSRISGLVAVASNCTITSPRQFSGLSGYAWLVAFSAARARWMLPVLMKAWSGALHWYGHKALLKFQTARNSRERAMLDQLDLLPLLKQSQLLFRQQGGAGFLADVQMIRQGTQKMALKQRTRAVFVHGGEDHVAPLSDIRDTFGGQQNAQLCVSQEAGALLFYILPELVLTALQDCVSAAQGKG
- a CDS encoding HIT family protein; translated protein: MPAYDPDNIFAKLLRGEIPSARVYEDDDTLAFMDIMPRSDGHLLVIPKTPCRNLLDASPAQMAAVMQTVQKLSHAVIRAFGADGVTVQQFNEAAGGQEVFHLHVHVLPRKEGDRLRPPGTMGDQALIQAQAEQIRAALAGH